The Nitrospira sp. KM1 genome includes a window with the following:
- a CDS encoding cyclic peptide export ABC transporter, which produces MKIHIPAFLAFLFSRSRTMMTAMIGVGLISGLCSAGVLALINRSLQGGRDPEGWLVLGFVAIVAGKLTSQVASHIMLTRFAQDTTLELSLTLCDKLLKAPYQQTESLGPARIFVMLSDDVSMLAWSIQCLPQLAMNSAIVAGCGIYLAWLSWQTFLLVVAATISGAAGYHWLHTRAFSAIFASREARTQLFKHFRSLTDGLKELLMHQGRRGEFVHHEIREAAERYRRTSMQGAQQYALAEAWSHLAFYAMIGTILFMFPHFLALSPESLIGYVVVLLYMMAPIWGIIGSLPTIEKGQAAFDNIKRLGLMMDQQSTESDVLPLQQTPKRTSVAFRDVVFTYPQDEKRTQAFSLGPINLELHAGEVVFVIGGNGSGKSTFVKVLAGLYVPTRGTISLAGTPVGTANRTWYREHFSIVFSDYYLFEKLLGLEEAAISTAARSYLTRLEIDHVVSVQDRAFSTVNVSQGQRKRLALATAYLENRPVYVFDEWAADQDPQYKEVFYKQVLPDLRTRGKIVVVITHDDRYFHLGDRVIKLEDGTVTEQHRPPASLLHAGGDGR; this is translated from the coding sequence ATGAAGATTCACATCCCGGCCTTTCTCGCGTTCCTCTTCAGCCGTTCCAGAACGATGATGACGGCGATGATCGGCGTGGGTCTGATTTCGGGCCTTTGCAGTGCCGGTGTCCTCGCATTGATCAATCGGTCCCTTCAGGGAGGCCGCGACCCGGAGGGGTGGTTGGTGCTGGGGTTCGTAGCCATTGTGGCCGGCAAACTGACGTCCCAGGTGGCTTCCCACATCATGTTGACCCGTTTCGCACAGGACACGACGCTCGAACTGTCGTTGACATTGTGCGACAAACTCCTCAAAGCTCCGTATCAACAGACGGAATCGCTGGGACCTGCCCGCATCTTCGTAATGTTGAGCGATGATGTCAGCATGCTGGCCTGGTCTATCCAGTGCCTGCCGCAGCTCGCTATGAACAGCGCGATTGTGGCAGGTTGTGGAATCTACCTCGCCTGGCTGTCCTGGCAGACGTTTCTTCTGGTCGTTGCGGCGACGATATCGGGAGCCGCCGGATACCACTGGCTTCATACGAGGGCCTTCAGCGCAATTTTTGCGTCCCGGGAGGCGCGCACGCAGCTGTTCAAACATTTTCGTTCTCTGACCGATGGATTAAAAGAACTCCTGATGCATCAGGGCCGCCGGGGAGAGTTTGTTCATCACGAAATCCGCGAGGCAGCGGAACGATACCGCCGTACCAGCATGCAGGGGGCACAACAATACGCCCTGGCAGAGGCCTGGTCCCATCTGGCGTTTTACGCCATGATCGGAACGATTCTCTTCATGTTTCCACATTTCCTGGCCCTGTCTCCCGAGTCCCTTATCGGATATGTGGTCGTGCTGTTGTATATGATGGCACCGATTTGGGGCATCATCGGATCGCTGCCAACTATTGAAAAAGGGCAGGCGGCTTTCGATAATATCAAACGGCTCGGTCTCATGATGGACCAGCAGTCGACGGAGTCGGACGTTCTTCCCTTACAACAGACACCCAAACGAACATCCGTGGCATTCCGTGACGTGGTCTTTACCTACCCTCAGGATGAGAAAAGAACTCAGGCATTCTCGCTGGGTCCGATTAATCTGGAATTGCATGCCGGGGAAGTGGTATTCGTCATCGGAGGCAACGGTAGCGGTAAATCCACCTTCGTCAAGGTGTTGGCCGGCCTGTATGTTCCCACGCGCGGAACCATTTCATTGGCCGGCACACCTGTCGGAACGGCCAATCGGACATGGTACCGCGAGCACTTCTCGATCGTCTTTTCAGATTATTATCTTTTTGAAAAGCTGCTGGGTCTCGAAGAGGCGGCGATCAGCACGGCGGCCCGGTCCTATCTGACACGATTGGAGATCGATCATGTCGTCTCGGTTCAGGATCGTGCGTTTTCGACGGTCAATGTGTCACAAGGTCAGCGCAAGCGTCTGGCATTGGCCACCGCCTATCTTGAAAACCGACCCGTGTACGTTTTTGACGAATGGGCAGCCGACCAGGATCCACAATATAAAGAAGTGTTCTACAAACAGGTGCTCCCCGATCTTCGTACTCGCGGTAAGATCGTCGTGGTTATCACCCACGACGACCGATACTTCCATCTCGGGGACCGGGTAATCAAATTGGAAGATGGAACCGTCACGGAACAGCACCGGCCTCCGGCTTCTCTGCTGCATGCAGGAGGCGACGGCCGATGA
- a CDS encoding 4'-phosphopantetheinyl transferase superfamily protein, with protein sequence MTGPSATARKRIDFPFVSCDRAIGNSAPIIPIENDQIHLWGYRLDGTATSIERCHGWLDPSEQARAARFIRLLDRTRFIQAHGLLRTVLASYVACRPETIRFGYGRHGKPFLLERETADSSIKFNMAHSNGRMLVGVTKEHEIGIDLEQARDGVEILKLAERFYAKSEHAALARMPASDQPIRFFKYWVAKEAVLKGQGVGLQSLQECELIPSSDDCHALVRTTSGSTLQPDWTVRWLPCGNEWAGALARQGSHWKLTIIDINS encoded by the coding sequence ATGACCGGTCCATCCGCGACGGCACGTAAACGCATTGACTTCCCGTTCGTGTCTTGTGATCGGGCTATTGGGAACTCCGCTCCGATCATCCCAATTGAGAACGATCAGATTCATCTCTGGGGATATAGGCTGGATGGAACCGCAACCAGCATCGAACGATGTCACGGTTGGCTTGATCCGTCCGAGCAAGCACGAGCCGCCAGGTTCATTCGTCTCCTTGATCGAACCAGATTTATTCAAGCGCACGGCCTGTTAAGGACCGTGCTCGCGTCTTACGTGGCTTGTCGACCGGAAACGATCCGTTTCGGATACGGTCGGCACGGAAAACCGTTTCTCCTCGAGCGAGAAACAGCCGATTCGTCTATCAAGTTCAATATGGCGCATTCCAACGGCCGCATGCTTGTCGGTGTGACAAAGGAACATGAGATCGGCATCGATCTCGAACAGGCCCGCGACGGCGTTGAAATATTGAAACTGGCCGAGCGCTTCTATGCAAAGTCCGAGCATGCGGCGCTCGCACGGATGCCGGCATCGGATCAGCCCATTCGGTTCTTTAAATATTGGGTCGCCAAAGAAGCGGTACTGAAAGGGCAAGGGGTCGGACTTCAGTCATTGCAGGAGTGCGAGCTGATCCCTTCATCCGATGACTGCCATGCGCTCGTGCGCACGACCTCCGGATCCACCCTTCAGCCAGACTGGACAGTTCGATGGTTACCGTGCGGAAACGAGTGGGCAGGGGCTCTTGCACGGCAAGGGTCGCATTGGAAACTGACGATCATTGATATAAACAGCTAG